In the Candidatus Bathyarchaeia archaeon genome, TTACCGTTGGCTTCGGGACGTGTTTAAGGCAGATGTCGTGATTCACCTTGGAGCGCATGGCAGTTTAGAGTGGATGCCGGGAAAATCTGTGGGGCTCACTGAGTCATGTTTTCCTGACATAGCCATTTCTGATTTGCCCAACGTTTACCCCTACATCATTACGAATCCGGCAGAGGGTGCGCAAGCAAAAAGACGCAGTTACTGCTGCATTATCGACCATTTGATTCCTGTTATGCATAACGCGGACACGTATGAAGAGATGGCTGAGCTGGAAGTGCAGTTGCAGGAGTATTACCACGCGAAAATTGGTGACGCCAATAAGCTTCCAGTTATGCAAAAGATGATTTGGGAAAACGTAACTCAAGCCAAACTGGGCTGTGACCTTAAAGTCACCGAAGCGGAGGCGTTGTCTGATTTTGACGGGTTCTTGGAAAAACTGCATGCTTATCTGCATGAAGTGTCTGACACGCAGATTCGCGACGGGCTTCATTTATTTGGGGTGCCTCCGTCGGGTTCACGTCTAGAAGAATTCTTGTTCACTTTGACGAGGCTCAATAACGGCTCAGTGCCTTCGCTGCGTGAGTCGCTTGCAGAGTTGGAAGGGTATGATTATGAAGACCTGCTTGCGAATAGGGGCAAACTGCGGTCTGAAGGCATAACCAACGGCGACGTAATTAAGAATCTGAATGAAACTTCTCGCGAATTAATGAGGCATCTGAACGCGGTGCATTTTGATGAACAACATATTGAACCGATATTACGGGAGGTAGTTAATGGTGGTAGCCCTAAGGTCGCGGCGTGTTTGTCGTATGTGTGCAGTTTTCTTGTTCCCGCTTTGGAGGCTTCAACTGACGAGTTAACAAACACGTTGTCCGCATGCAGAGGCGCCTTCGTCCCTCCTGGGCCTTCGGGTTCTATGACGCGGGGAATGGCTGATATTCTGCCGACGGGCAGGAACTTTTACTCGGTTGACCCCCGTGCCATACCCACGCCTGCTGCTTGGAAAGTAGGCGTTTCTTTGGGTGACGCTCTGCTGAAGCGGTATTTAATTGAAGAAGGGAAGTACCCCGAGAATATCGGTATTATCCTGTGGGCTCTCCCAACCATGAAGACCAAAGGCGACGACGTAGCTGAGATACTCTATTTGATGGGCGTCAAACCTGTATGGGAGGAAAGCAGCGGACGCGTAACTGGACTTGAAGTTATCCCGGTTGAAACGCTTAAACGCCCCCGGATAGACGTAACCACCAGAATTAGCGGAATGTTCCGTGATGCTTTTCCAAATATTGTTCACCTGATTGATGACGCTGTGGCTTTGGTTGCCTCCCTTAAAGAATCGGGCGAAGAAAACTATCTTGCCAAGCATGTGGAATCTGAAATCGATGAACGTACTGCGCAAGGCATTGATGCAGAAAAAGCACGTGACGAAGCTTTGTATAGGATTTTTGGTGATTTCCCGGGCGCTTACGGCTGCGGCGTCAGTGACGCGGTGGACACGAAGAACTGGAAGGACCAAAAAGACCTTTGCGACATCTATCTCCTGTGGGGCAGCTTCGTTTATAGCAAAAAAATCTACGGCGTTGCAGTTCCTGAGCAGTTCAAACGCCGCCTAAGCAAAATCAACCTGACAGTGAAGAATGAGGATGCCCGCGAAATTGACATTTTAGACGGCGACGACTGCTACGATTATCACGGCGGCATGATTACTTCTGTGAAAATTCTGGGCGGAAAAATTCCGCGGTCGTATTGTGGTGACACCTCAGATCCTGACAGGGTGAAGATTAAGAGCACCGCAGAGGAAACCTGCCACGTTTTCCGTGCACGCATCCTAAATCCTAAATATATTCAGGGCTTAAAGCGCCACGGCTATCAAGGCGCTGCGGAGCTTTCCCGAGTGATGGACTACGTTTTAGGCTGGGACGCCACTGTGGAAGTCGTTGAAGACTGGATGTATGAAAAACTTGCAGAAAAATATGTTTTAGACGCTGAAATGCAGCAGTGGCTCAAAGAAGTCAGTCCCTTTGCACTGCAGAACATTACTGAACGGTTACTGGAGACCATCCAGCGTGGTTTTTGGGAGCCAACTGAGGAAATGAAGAAAGAATTAGAGCGAATATACCTTGACATTGAAGGGTTTTTGGAAGGTGCAAGTGAAAAAAGCAAGGAGGCATCAAATGAAACAAAATAAACCAAAGAAAAAACTAGGCAAAGAGATAATTCAAAAACGAATAAACCTGACGTTAGAAGGGGTCAACGCTAAGGTGATGTACCTTAACTTTGACGGGTTTGACCTCAACACGTTACTTGTGTCGTTTAACCGGAAACATCGGATTCTTTCAACATGGGATGGCTTCCGAAAAGTCAAGTATGTAGCCAACAATTACATTCCAACTAAACTTTCCGCGCTAACTATGGAGCGTTATGAAGATTTTGAAAAACGATTCCCTTTAACGTTTGGGGTGAAACCTGAAGAAATCTCTTTGCTGAGTACCGGCGTAAACATGGATAATCTTGCCTTCTGCGAGAAATCCTGCGAAGAACTAAACGTGTGCTGTTTTGCTACTGCTGGAGCAAAAGGAAACGCTCAAAGAAGCGGCGTGGATGTGGGCAACTATTTTGAGCGTGACGGAAAATTCGTGCTCGCCTCTGGAACTATCAACATAATTATTTTAACCAATGCAGTTCTCAGTGACGGCGCCATGGCTCGGGCTATAGTTACAGCTACGGAAGCTAAAACTGCGGCTATGGAGGATTTGAAAGTTAAAAGCAGTTACACGCCTCAAAACCAAGCCACAGGCACCGGCAGCGACAACATCGTTATTGTTTCCGGAAATGGGTCTGGGATACCTTTGCGGGTGACCAGTGGGCACACAAAGATTGGTGAACTGATTGGGTTTTTGACAAAGTCGGCAGTTACTGAGGCGCTGAAGAAAAACGACGGTTAATTCCGTCTATTTCCAAAATGGGGGCACGGAAGGGTTGCAGCATAAGGATTCAATTGTTTCGGTGATGTGGATTATTGCAATAGCTGTACAGGTTCTGCTTCCCGTAGTTTTCTTTAATTCTCTTGGGCTTTCTGTGCTTCTGTATCTGGGCTGCTTCTGCATAGCCGCATTTTTTGTTACGAGTTTGATAGCCCGAAACGAGTTCAACAAACATGGGGGCATACCTGAGGGCAAGAACTGCATGTACACCACAAACCTGGTAAACGGAGGCATTTATTCGGTTGTGCGGCATCCGATGTATGCAAGCTGGATTTTGCTGGTTCTCACGCTTCCCTTGTTTTCACAGCATTGGCTTGGTGTACTTCTTGGGGTGACCACTGCCGCATTAATTTACAACTATGCTGTGAATGAGGATAAACGGCTTATCCGAAAATTCGGAGACACTTACCGCGAATACATGAAAACTGTTCCCAGAGTAAACATGGTAAGAGGCATCTATGGTTACCTTCGCAAAAGGAATCACAACGCAGTTTCTAAAACCTCTCATAAACGAGTTCTGGAGGGGTCTCATGCACCTGCCGATTTCACAAACAGGTGACCGCTAATGTTAACTGTTCTAGGTGATGCTTACTCGGTTTTGTGGGCGGATTTGCAGGATTTAAGGCATCGGTGGCGTTCAATCATTGCCACTAGTGTTGTTCAGCCGTTGCTGTATCTGGTGGCTTTCGGTTACGGTTTGGGACGCGGCGTCAGTTTTGGTGGTGTAAGTTACTTGGAGTTTGTCATTCCCGGCATCGTGGCGGTAGCGTCGTTTTCTAACAGTTTTAATGGTGTTGCGTCAAAGCTTCAGGTGGACCGGTTTTTTTATAAAAGCTTTGATGAATTGCTGCTTTCACCCGTAAGTTTGTTTTCAATTGTTTTTGGGAAAGCTTTGGTTGGTGCCCTGCGGGGTCTGATTAGCTCTGTTGCAATAGTGTTAGTTGGAGTAGTTCTTTCGCCTTCCCTTATTGTGAGCCCTTTGTTTATGCTGACTTTGGTTGTCTCCTGTTTTGTGTTTGCCCTGTTTGGCGTGCTGATTGCATTCGTAATAACTTCACATGAGGACACGAACACTTTCAACGGGTTTGTTATGCTGCCCATGACGTTTTTGTGTGGCACTTTCTTTTCTCTGGGTGCTCTGCCTGATGTGGCGAAGGCGGTGCTGTTTGCTTTGCCCCTCACGCATTCTAGTCAGGCGTTGCGTGCGGCGGCTTTAGGCGAGGTTTTTCCGTGGCTATCTTTGTTGGCGTTATTGGGTTTTGGCGTGGCTTTTTTTGTTGCAAGCATACTCGTCCTTAAAAGAACCAGCCTATGAAGTTCATGCAACAGAAGCACTTGCGGAGAGCGGTCAATTTAACGCGTTAAAAGTTGGAGAATTGCCTTAAAGGATTGGAAAGCTTAAAAAGCGGCTTCTGTGACACCTTCTCCAATATCGTGCTTGGGGGTTAACCTTTGGACGACTTCGCTTTTCTGGTTTTAGCAATCACCTCAATCCTGTCAGTTATGGAACCTTTCAGCACAATCGCAGTTTACGCAACACTAACCAAAAACATGCCCCTTAAGGAAAAACGGGCTACTATAACAAAAGCCATGAAGATATCTTTTATAGTCTTATCTTTCTTTGCTGTAAGCGGTCAAGTCATATTTCAGGTTTTTAACATAACCGCTTCTGCGTTTCAGATTGCTGGAGGCATCTTGCTGATTATCGTTGCTTTGCAGATGCTTTACCCTGAAAGAATCACCTCCCAAAAAGAGGCCAGCGATGATATTGCCATTGTTCCTTTGGCTTTTCCACTAACTGCCGGTCCGGGCACAATTACCGCCGTAATCTTGCTGGCGTCCAAATCGCAAAGCTTCTTCCAAATTTTCTCGGTGTTTATAGGCATATTTTTGGGTGTGTTTGTTTCGTTTATCAGCATGCGGTATTCTTCTCGCTTTTTTAAGTATTTAGGCGACGAAGGGCTCCGAGTTGTGACTGCCATAATGGCGATTTTGGTTTTGGCAATTGCAGTTCAGTTTATAATTGACGGCGTCGGGACTGCATTTCCGAATCTGTGACTTTCCCTATGCCCCTTTCTTAAAAGAATAGCTGACACGGCAGCAAGCAGGGACAAGAGGGTCCATGCGGGGAACTCTGGCACTTCAGCCGAAGCTGTACCCGTCGGAGTTGGGTTGGCTGTTTGCGTCGGCGTGGGTTGGGCTATAGGTAACTCCAATTGAAAAGGAGCCCTGAGTGGAAAGTGGTCAACGGCTGTTCCCAAAACTGCAATACCCGTTTCGACGGTGCCGTTGGCGTCTTCAATTTCGTATGGTATTGTGTCTTGGATAAAGTAAGGTGTGTTCCAAACTTTTGAATCGCCAAGTTGCGAAGCGTTAGGATAAATCTGCTGGTAGTTACTCCAGTAGTTGCCTATGGTGCCGTTGTCCCAGTATCCTGCGGGGAAAATTTCTGGTCCCTTGCCTCCGAATATAGGTGTTGGTACGTGGAGAGCTTCGGTGTTGCTTACAAAATTGTTTTGATAGAACGTGTGGTTTCCGCTTTCGCGCCCTTGGAGGGTTATGACGCCTAACGTAAGGATGACAGAGTTGTTTGTTACGTTGTTTTGGGTGAGGATGGTTCCGTTGCTGCCCGTGATGTCAAAAGCCGCCTGGTTCTCCACGATTTGGTTTCTGGTGATGAGGTTGTTGTTGCCTTGGGGTCGGGCTGCGCCGGTGTGGATGAACACCGCATTGGTGCTTTGAGTTATGTTATTTTGGCTCACCACGTAGTCGTAGGCGTATATGGCGATGGCGTGGTAGTTGCCGATGAAGGCGTTGTTTGTTATGGTGTTATTGTCGTAGGCTCCGTAGACGCCTGCCTTCCAGCCTGTTATCTGCATGTTTTGAATGGTAACGTTGCTTGCCATGATTGTTATGGCAATTCGGTTTTGGTCAGTGCCTGATTCACGCAGGGTATAGCTGGCGCCATCAACTACGATGTTTCCTCTTTGGATAGTTATGGCTGAATTGTTCAGGTTAGCGGTTAAGCGGTAGACCTCGCCCTGCCTTTGTATGAGGACGTTTGGCGGGTCAATTGTGCCATTGGGTTGTATGGTTATGTCTTGAGTTTGGTTCTGTTGGGATTCTGCTTTTGTTGCTTGTGTTCCGAAAAACGTCGTTGCTGACAAGGCTAACACGAGCACTATGCTAAGTGCAAGGATTTTTTGCATTGATGAGCCTCATTAGCACTAACGGTGGAAATTACTTATTTTTCGCTGAGGAACAAAACGTTCCACCAGTGGAACAGTAAAGACGGGGTCGGACTGCAAAAACGTAGAGGGGATAGGGGTAGCTCAAAAAGTAGCCTACCTACCCCGATAGCAGTTAGTAAATCCAGTTTTCGTCTGCCCGCTTATAACTCAAAATCTCCTCGGGCGCAAAGAAAATTCCCATTTCACACTTGGCGTTCTCAACTGAATCCGATGCATGGACAGCGTTTTTCTGGTTGCTCAACGCCAAGTCGCCTCTGACGGTTCCCGGTTCAGCTTCTTTGGCGTTGGTTGCACCGATGAGTTTACGCATAACCCGCACTGCGTCGTCGCCTTCAACAACCATGGCAACAATCGGTCCCGAAGTGATGAACGCCACCAAAGCATCATAGAAGGGTTTTCCCTTGTGAACCGCGTAGAGTGTTGCGGCTTTTTCCTGCGTAATCCATGTCAGTTTCATGGCAACAATTTTGAGTCCTTTGTCTTCAATTCTACCGATGACCCTTCCCGCCATTGCTCTGGCAACGGTTGAGGGTTTAAGCATAACAAACGTTTTTTCCAAACCCATCTTTATCTGCCTTCACCGTTTTTCTTGCGGCTTAGACTTAATAGGTTCTTCTCTGAATAACCCCGCAACCTCTATCGAATCAGCAATTTACTCCGCGAGTATTGGCTGTTTTTTTAGAAACCGTTTTAAGAACGATACACGTATGCTTGATAGTTCAGAGCGCAGATGCATGATGCAAGAAGGCGAAACCATCCATGTCAAACGGCAACGGCTACACCAGTGGTTCTGGCGAAAACGCCCCCAAAACGCAGCCGATGCTAAGCGTCGAAGAACTCCTCACCCTGCCCGCTGAGCAACTCTATACCCGTCTAGAAACCTCACAGGCTGGTCTTTCTGCAGAAGAAGCCGAAGAACGCTTGGAGCTTTATGGACCAAACGAGCTTGCCCACGGACAAAAACACTCAGCGATTAAGCAGTTTTTTTTGAACTTCAAAAGTCCCCTTGTCATCATTTTGATGGTTGCAGGCGCAATTTCTGGGCTCCTGCAGATTTTGGGGTTAACCTCGGATGGGTTAGCCAACTTCGTTATCATTTACATAATTGTGTTCATCAGCGTAATCTTGGATTTCTATCAAGAATCCAAGGCTGAACACGCAGCGGAAACGCTTAAAGAAAAAGTAACCACCACCGCTACCGCCTTAAGAAACGGCATCCGCACTGAAGTGAAACTTCACGACGTTGTTCCCGGGGATGTTATTTATCTTTCTGCTGGTGACATAACCCCCGCGGACGCCCGAGTCATAACCGCCAAAGACCTCTTCGTCAACCAGTCGTCGTTGACTGGCGAATCTTTTCCCGTAGAAAAAACTCCCACCTTGGTTACCATTAAGGACGCTTCCCTCAGCGAATGGAACAACTACCTTTTCATGGGAACCTCCATCGTAAGCGGCACCGCAACTGCCGTGGTTGTCCGCACAGGTACAACAACCGAATACGGCAGAATCGCCAAAAAACTCGTGGAACGACCCCCAGAAACAGAGTTTGAACGAGGCGTCAAAAGCTTTGGCTTTCTCATCATGCAGGTAACTCTGCTTCTGGTTCTGTTTGTGTTCCTAATTAACGCGTTGCTTCACCCTGACACAAACGGCATCCTTAACGCCTTGCTCTT is a window encoding:
- the cobN gene encoding cobaltochelatase subunit CobN; amino-acid sequence: MKQLRIAFATTNPAESAPFSFAFTSVNDRFGKIVNAYLWSGKDFEDGSREDFENLSQFVKFAITSHVTIIRLLNKCSEFDDVIADLQNAGVPVFVIRSDKDDFQSLSTVEQEDYRKIFDYLRYGDKKNFENLLLYLANRFTGSCYEFGAPVKPQYEGIYHPDFEYAPTLEEYVETKLQPDRVTVGIWFHHNHVHSGDTAFVDRLIKEIEVHDANVLPVFFSGLVDATLSTHGLEWIVDTYFLKEGKPLVDVVISGLMLSVCMSPTGSEALDALKRLNVPVIKAVLTCNSYENWRNTVLGLSVVDIPMQVALPEFDGSLITVPIATMDTTQINPLTGNQIIKYEPIPERINKVVRLSLNWGKLHRLPHSQRKVAIILHNYPPRNDTIGYAFGLDTSIAAISILESMKEQGYTIDFIPESGQKLIEDVINGLTNDRRWLSPKELVERAVTKIPKKQYKKWFDDLTVTSQNLMIKDWGKPPGKLFYYNGELLVAGILNANVFIALQPTRGFMENPAAIYHSPDLAMSHHYYAYYRWLRDVFKADVVIHLGAHGSLEWMPGKSVGLTESCFPDIAISDLPNVYPYIITNPAEGAQAKRRSYCCIIDHLIPVMHNADTYEEMAELEVQLQEYYHAKIGDANKLPVMQKMIWENVTQAKLGCDLKVTEAEALSDFDGFLEKLHAYLHEVSDTQIRDGLHLFGVPPSGSRLEEFLFTLTRLNNGSVPSLRESLAELEGYDYEDLLANRGKLRSEGITNGDVIKNLNETSRELMRHLNAVHFDEQHIEPILREVVNGGSPKVAACLSYVCSFLVPALEASTDELTNTLSACRGAFVPPGPSGSMTRGMADILPTGRNFYSVDPRAIPTPAAWKVGVSLGDALLKRYLIEEGKYPENIGIILWALPTMKTKGDDVAEILYLMGVKPVWEESSGRVTGLEVIPVETLKRPRIDVTTRISGMFRDAFPNIVHLIDDAVALVASLKESGEENYLAKHVESEIDERTAQGIDAEKARDEALYRIFGDFPGAYGCGVSDAVDTKNWKDQKDLCDIYLLWGSFVYSKKIYGVAVPEQFKRRLSKINLTVKNEDAREIDILDGDDCYDYHGGMITSVKILGGKIPRSYCGDTSDPDRVKIKSTAEETCHVFRARILNPKYIQGLKRHGYQGAAELSRVMDYVLGWDATVEVVEDWMYEKLAEKYVLDAEMQQWLKEVSPFALQNITERLLETIQRGFWEPTEEMKKELERIYLDIEGFLEGASEKSKEASNETK
- a CDS encoding adenosylcobinamide amidohydrolase, translated to MKQNKPKKKLGKEIIQKRINLTLEGVNAKVMYLNFDGFDLNTLLVSFNRKHRILSTWDGFRKVKYVANNYIPTKLSALTMERYEDFEKRFPLTFGVKPEEISLLSTGVNMDNLAFCEKSCEELNVCCFATAGAKGNAQRSGVDVGNYFERDGKFVLASGTINIIILTNAVLSDGAMARAIVTATEAKTAAMEDLKVKSSYTPQNQATGTGSDNIVIVSGNGSGIPLRVTSGHTKIGELIGFLTKSAVTEALKKNDG
- a CDS encoding isoprenylcysteine carboxylmethyltransferase family protein, coding for MQHKDSIVSVMWIIAIAVQVLLPVVFFNSLGLSVLLYLGCFCIAAFFVTSLIARNEFNKHGGIPEGKNCMYTTNLVNGGIYSVVRHPMYASWILLVLTLPLFSQHWLGVLLGVTTAALIYNYAVNEDKRLIRKFGDTYREYMKTVPRVNMVRGIYGYLRKRNHNAVSKTSHKRVLEGSHAPADFTNR
- a CDS encoding ABC transporter permease; the protein is MLTVLGDAYSVLWADLQDLRHRWRSIIATSVVQPLLYLVAFGYGLGRGVSFGGVSYLEFVIPGIVAVASFSNSFNGVASKLQVDRFFYKSFDELLLSPVSLFSIVFGKALVGALRGLISSVAIVLVGVVLSPSLIVSPLFMLTLVVSCFVFALFGVLIAFVITSHEDTNTFNGFVMLPMTFLCGTFFSLGALPDVAKAVLFALPLTHSSQALRAAALGEVFPWLSLLALLGFGVAFFVASILVLKRTSL
- a CDS encoding MarC family protein, with translation MDDFAFLVLAITSILSVMEPFSTIAVYATLTKNMPLKEKRATITKAMKISFIVLSFFAVSGQVIFQVFNITASAFQIAGGILLIIVALQMLYPERITSQKEASDDIAIVPLAFPLTAGPGTITAVILLASKSQSFFQIFSVFIGIFLGVFVSFISMRYSSRFFKYLGDEGLRVVTAIMAILVLAIAVQFIIDGVGTAFPNL
- a CDS encoding NosD domain-containing protein, with amino-acid sequence MQKILALSIVLVLALSATTFFGTQATKAESQQNQTQDITIQPNGTIDPPNVLIQRQGEVYRLTANLNNSAITIQRGNIVVDGASYTLRESGTDQNRIAITIMASNVTIQNMQITGWKAGVYGAYDNNTITNNAFIGNYHAIAIYAYDYVVSQNNITQSTNAVFIHTGAARPQGNNNLITRNQIVENQAAFDITGSNGTILTQNNVTNNSVILTLGVITLQGRESGNHTFYQNNFVSNTEALHVPTPIFGGKGPEIFPAGYWDNGTIGNYWSNYQQIYPNASQLGDSKVWNTPYFIQDTIPYEIEDANGTVETGIAVLGTAVDHFPLRAPFQLELPIAQPTPTQTANPTPTGTASAEVPEFPAWTLLSLLAAVSAILLRKGHRESHRFGNAVPTPSIIN
- the ndk gene encoding nucleoside-diphosphate kinase → MGLEKTFVMLKPSTVARAMAGRVIGRIEDKGLKIVAMKLTWITQEKAATLYAVHKGKPFYDALVAFITSGPIVAMVVEGDDAVRVMRKLIGATNAKEAEPGTVRGDLALSNQKNAVHASDSVENAKCEMGIFFAPEEILSYKRADENWIY